A region from the Dendropsophus ebraccatus isolate aDenEbr1 chromosome 1, aDenEbr1.pat, whole genome shotgun sequence genome encodes:
- the LOC138772020 gene encoding E3 ubiquitin/ISG15 ligase TRIM25-like, with protein sequence MASADLKHELDCSICLITYTDPVMLRCGHNFCRLCIGRVLDTQDGAGVYSCPECREEYQERPALMRNIALCKIVKNFLDAEPRQEEVTEIYCTYCLDSAVPAVRSCLHCEASLCDKHLRYHSKSPEHVLSEPSTSLEKRKCSVHKEPLRYYCTKDAICICESCRLDKNHQGHRVEMLDEAFEKKKKKLRNVLQKITTKRKEAEKRVRSVEERRRKAQEKAAGEAERVTALFTDIRRRLDDLEKRILSEISRQEKEESLSLSALIQQLEIKKDELSRKMRHIEELCNMADPLTVLQEPDTGDLCDPEEGGGDEDTGGHDRQLHDVDDQDVAVISDTFRTLCDIIIGLRIRIYGEGPADILLDVNTANNCLLISHDLKTATRTEEEQNRPETAERFQCSQVMSSRRFYLGRHYWDVEISRSGSWRVGMCYPSIDRRGGQSLIGYNNKSWCMERCNNQYSVRHDSNKILLPGNISSDRVRICLDYEAGQLSFYELCDPIRHLHTFTATFTEPLHAVLCVWEGSIKISDRTTHGRTHHNLINW encoded by the coding sequence ATGGCGTCTGCTGATCTCAAACACGAGCTGGACTGTTCCATCTGTCTGATCACTTATACAGATCCTGTAATGCTGAGATGTGGCCACAACTTCTGCCGGCTCTGTATTGGTCGTGTGCTGGatacacaggacggggctggagtttattcctgtcctgaatgCAGAGAAGAGTATCAGGAGCGGCCTGCACTGATGAGGAACATCGCTCTGTGTAAGATTGTAAAGAATTTCCTGGATGCTGAACCACGTCAGGAGGAGGTCACTGAGATTTACTGCACTTACTGCTTGGACTCTGCTGTACCTGCTGTGAGATCCTGTCTGCActgtgaggcttctctgtgtgataaacacctgagatatcacagcaagtcaccagaacacgtcttatctgagcccagcacttccctggagaagaggaaatgttctgtCCATAAGGAACCTTTAAGGTACTATTGTACTAAGGACGCCATCTGTATCTGTGAGTCATGCAGATTGGACAAAAATCATCAGGGACATCGGGTAGAGATGCTGGATGAGGcctttgagaagaaaaaaaagaaactaagaAATGTTCTCCAGAAAATAACCACAAAGAGAAAGGAGGCTGAGAAAAGAGTCCGGAGtgtggaggagcgcaggagaaaagctcaagaaaaagcagctggagaagccgagagagtcactgccctgtttacagacatcaggagacgactggacgacctggagaagaggatcctgagcgagatctccaggcaggaaaaggaagagtcactgtcactgtctgctctgatccagcagctggaaataaagaaggacgagctgtccaggaagatgagacacattgaggagctgtgtaacatggcggatccactgactgtcttacaggaaccagacacaggtgacttgtgtgatcctgaggaggggggaggtgatgaggacacagggggacatgatagaCAGCTCCATGATGTAGATGACCAGGACGTGGCTGTGATTTCAGACACATTCCGCACATTATGTGACATAATAATAGGTTTAAGAATCAGGATCTATGGGGAGGGTCCTGCAGACATATTACTGGATGTAAACACAGCTAATAATTGTCTCCTCATATCACATGATCTTAAAACTGCAACCAGGACAGAAGAGGAGCAGAATCGtccagaaacagcagagagattcCAGTGTTCTCAGGTGATGAGCAGCAGGAGATTTTATTTAGggcgacattactgggatgtggagatCAGTAGATCAGGGAGTTGGAGGGTGGGgatgtgttatcccagtatagACAGAAGGGGAGGTCAGTCACTCATTGGATATAATAACAAGTCCTGGTGTATGGAGAGGTGTAATAATCAGTATTCAGTGAGACATGACAGTAATAAGATCCTGTTACCTGGTAATATCTCCAGTGATAGAGTCAGAATCtgtctggattatgaggccgggcagctgtccttttatgagctgtgtgaccccatcagacacttacacaccttcaccgccaccttcaccgagccccttcATGCTGTATTATGTGTATGGGAAGGTTCTATAAAGATATCAGATAGAACAACACATGGCAGAACCCATCATAACCTAATAAACTGGTAA